A DNA window from Rhipicephalus sanguineus isolate Rsan-2018 chromosome 8, BIME_Rsan_1.4, whole genome shotgun sequence contains the following coding sequences:
- the LOC119401332 gene encoding V-type proton ATPase subunit E, protein MALSDSDVKKQIKHMMAFIEQEANEKVEEVDAKAEEEFNIEKGRLVAEQRLKIMDYYSRKEKQVELQRKIQSSNMLNQARLRVLREGEEHIRKVLEEARRHLGDITRDELRYRDLLETLILQSLLQMLETELTVCCRPKDKKLIDIDSVAQKYQAKTGQAVQLTLEASLPDTVCGGVELVAKRGRIRVCNTLESRLDMIAQQLLPQIRTALFGRNPNRKFND, encoded by the exons ATGGCTCTCAGCGACTCTGACGTTAAGAAACAG aTCAAGCACATGATGGCGTTTATCGAACAAGAGGCAAACGAAAAGGTAGAAGAAGTGGACGCCAAG GCTGAGGAAGAGTTCAACATTGAGAAAGGTCGCCTGGTTGCCGAGCAGAGACTCAAGATCATGGACTACTACTCGCGCAAGGAGAAGCAAGTAGAACTACAGCGAAAGAT CCAGAGTTCCAACATGCTGAACCAGGCACGGCTGCGGGTGCTGAGGGAAGGCGAGGAGCACATCCGCAAAGTGCTCGAGGAGGCTCGCCGCCACCTCGGAGACATCACCCGGGACGAGTTGAGATACCGGGACCTGCTCGAGACACTCATCCTGCAGTCACTGTTGCAGATGCTCGAGACAGAG CTGACTGTGTGTTGCCGGCCTAAGGATAAGAAGCTCATCGACATAGACAGCGTCGCACAGAagtaccaggcaaagactggccAGGCGGTACAACTGACCCTCGAAGCGAGTCTGCCGGACACCGTCTGCGGCGGAGTGGAGTTGGTGGCCAAGAGGGGCCGCATTCGCGTCTGCAACACGCTCGAGTCTCGGCTCGACATGATCGCTCAACAGCTGCTGCCACAGATCCGCACAGCACTCTTCGGAAGAAACCCCAACCGCAAGTTCAATGACTAG
- the LOC119401334 gene encoding uncharacterized protein LOC119401334 produces the protein MSAMSQYATKVHEGRCRKQPSATAPVIAAKLSNLLSRCRPISVEPATEGRSSVAQLAQSRLAQMPWCYQAPLRHAQQTSPETMQNDQPNVEEEDHCGTLERGTPYLDFLARLTEHLVHQPDLSDEALHGACEKYIAREANGLDQEVLWNLVWELFPELYKWKHPAC, from the exons ATGTCTGCTATGTCACAATATGCAACGAAG GTCCATGAGGGAAGGTGCAGAAAGCAGCCCAGCGCCACCGCTCCAGTGATAGCTGCCAAACTGTCGAACCTGCTCAGCCGCTGCCGTCCTATCAGTGTGGAACCCGCTACGGAAGGCCGGTCAAGTGTCGCACAACTCGCACAGTCACGTCTGGCACAGATGCCATGGTGCTACCAAGCTCCTCTACGACATGCGCAACAAACTAGCCCAGAGACAATGCAAaatgatcagccaaacgtcgaaGAAGAAGACCACTGTGGCACATTAGAAAGGGGCACTCCATACCTGGACTTCTTGGCACGACTGACTGAGCACCTCGTTCACCAGCCAGACCTCTCAGATGA AGCCCTCCATGGAGCCTGTGAAAAGTACATTGCCAGAGAAGCCAACGGACTTGACCAG GAAGTCCTATGGAACCTGGTGTGGGAACTGTTTCCAGAACTGTATAAGTGGAAGCACCCAGCATGCTGA
- the LOC119401335 gene encoding male-enhanced antigen 1, with translation MVLPNNDLPEPDNSGDDGGGLSVPAYHVNQHGSSDSDSEFGDGDSVDLGGYQLLPQDPDQASDAEELEEEQEASPGFMALPEAPSEWRPTEEMLRPAEPRPVEPLGQAQIQAIQAAMAGFELPSSHLPPWAKDVPEEEWKQCLYRKLKGLAAQQS, from the exons ATGGTACTCCCGAACAACGACTTGCCGGAGCCGGACAACTCGGGTGACGACGGTGGTGGACTGTCCGTACCTGCTTATCACGTGAACCAACACGGCTCGTCCGATTCGGACTCTGAGTTTGGCGACGGGGACAGCGTCGACCTAGGCGGCTACCAGCTACTCCCTCAGGACCCGGATCAGGCGAGCGACGCG GAGGAGCTCGAGGAGGAACAAGAGGCCTCTCCAGGGTTTATGGCTCTACCCGAG GCTCCCAGTGAGTGGCGACCAACAGAGGAGATGCTGCGGCCTGCCGAGCCCCGACCAGTGGAACCTTTAGGACAAG CACAAATTCAAGCGATCCAGGCAGCCATGGCAGGGTTTGAACTGCCCAGCTCTCACCTGCCTCCCTGGGCCAAAGACGTGCCCGAAGAGGAATGGAAGCAGTGCCTCTACCGCAAGCTCAAAGGCCTGGCAGCACAACAATCGTAA
- the LOC119401333 gene encoding atlastin-2 produces MVERIESGRPVQILRTKDDHSFELDEDALGRILLADHVKDKPVVVVSVAGAFRKGKSFLLDFFLRYMRNQGQADWLGDPTAPLKGFSWRGGCERDTTGILVWDEVFLVTTSQGQQFAVLFMDTQGAFDCESTVKDCATIFALSTMTSSVQVYNLSQNIQEDDLQHLQLFTEYGRLAQQDMSEKPFQKLLFLVRDWSYPYDADYGAKGGSTILERRLQISDRQHQELQQLRRHIRSCFSEIGCFLMPHPGLKVATAASFDGRLSDIEEEFKKQLLELVPSLLAPDNLLVKEINGEKISCQELMSYFKVYVNIFKGDELPEPKSMLEATAEANNLAAVATAKDKYTSGMEQLCGGDQPYLSPQMLESHHLRLRETARELFSSTRKMGGEEFSQQYLDRLTEEIDQTFQNFAKHNEGKNIFAAARTPATLFAVVLAFYFVSGAFGLLGIYSLSNFCNLLMGLSLVSLCLWGYVRYSGDMREVGAQIDNIANIIWASLLKPLYKTVMQDRVLPPHLTGGAGEGTRAPPPNGRLKAN; encoded by the exons ATGGTCGAGAGGATCGAGAGCGGGCGGCCGGTGCAGATCCTGCGCACCAAGGATGACCATAGCTTCGAGCTGGACGAGGATGCTCTGGGCCGCATCCTGCTGGCGGACCACGTGAAGGACAAGCCCGTCGTGGTAGTCTCGGTCGCGGGAGCCTTCCGCAAGGGCAAATCCTTTCTGCTGGACTTTTTCCTGCGCTACATGCGCAATCAGGGCCAGGCGGACTGGCTGGGCGACCCGACGGCCCCTCTCAAGGGCTTCTCCTGGCGCGGCGGCTGCGAGCGTGACACGACGGGAATTCTCGTGTGGGACGAGGTGTTCCTG GTGACCACCTCGCAAGGCCAGCAATTCGCAGTGCTGTTCATGGACACCCAGGGAGCGTTCGACTGCGAGTCGACGGTCAAGGACTGCGCGACCATCTTCGCGCTGAGCACCATGACCAGCTCGGTGCAGGTGTACAACCTCTCCCAGAACATTCAAGAGGATGACTTGCAACACCTGCAACTGTTCACCGAATATGGCAGGTTGGCGCAGCAG GACATGAGTGAAAAGCCCTTCCAGAAGCTTCTGTTCTTAGTGCGGGACTGGAGCTACCCGTACGATGCAGActatggtgcgaaaggtggcagCACCATCCTGGAAAGGCGGTTGCAGATCTCCGACAGGCAACACCAGGAGTTGCAACAGCTGCGGAGGCATATCCGGTCGTGCTTCTCGGAGATTGGCTGCTTCCTGATGCCTCACCCCGGGCTGAAG GTTGCAACCGCGGCATCTTTTGACGGTCGCCTGTCTGACATCGAAGAGGAATTCAAGAAGCAGCTGTTGGAGCTCGTGCCCTCACTTCTGGCCCCGGACAACCTGCTAGTGAAGGAAATAAATGGCGAGAAGATCTCCTGCCAGGAGTTGATGTCTTACTTTAAG GTGTACGTGAACATATTCAAAGGTGATGAGCTACCCGAGCCAAAGTCCATGCTTGAG GCAACTGCTGAGGCGAACAACTTGGCAGCTGTGGCTACAGCCAAGGACAAGTACACGAGTGGCATGGAGCAG CTGTGTGGTGGAGACCAGCCCTACCTGAGCCCCCAGATGTTGGAGAGTCACCACCTACGGCTACGTGAGACAGCGCGAGAGCTGTTCTCCAGCACGCGCAAGATGGGTGGCGAGGAGTTCTCCCAGCAGTACCTGGACCGACTCACTGAG GAGATCGACCAGACCTTCCAGAACTTTGCCAAGCATAACGAGGGCAAGAACATCTTTGCGGCGGCGCGCACCCCGGCGACCCTGTTTGCCGTCGTGCTGGCCTTCTACTTTGTGTCGGGCGCGTTTGGCCTGCTCGGCATCTACAGCCTCTCCAACTTCTGCAACTTGCTCATGGGCCTGTCGCTGGTCAGCCTCTGCCTTTGGGGCTACGTGCGGTACAGCGGCGACATGCGCGAAGTCGGTGCCCAGATAGACAACATCGCAAACATCATCTGGGCCAGC